The proteins below are encoded in one region of Coffea arabica cultivar ET-39 chromosome 4c, Coffea Arabica ET-39 HiFi, whole genome shotgun sequence:
- the LOC140004513 gene encoding katanin p60 ATPase-containing subunit A1-like, translated as MVGASLAGLQDHLKLAREYAQEGLYDTSIIFFDGAIAQINKHLNTVDDPMTRSKWMNVKKAISEETEVVKQLDAEKRSFKEVPVGRRPNSPPISTKSSFVFQPLDEYPTSSGAPMDDPDVWRPPSRDTSRRPARAGQVGARKSPQDGTWARGSTRAGTTGRGGKAGGSSKSNAGVRASTAGKKGTGTGTGTGKAGKAESVNGDTEDGKPKKIQYEGPDGDLAAMLERDVLETSPGVRWDDVAGLSEAKRLLEEAVVLPLWMPEYFQGIRRPWKGVLMFGPPGTGKTLLAKAVATECGTTFFNVSSATLASKWRGESERMVRCLFDLARAYAPSTIFIDEIDSLCNARGASGEHESSRRVKSELLVQVDGVSNSSTNEDGTRKIVMVLAATNFPWDIDEALRRRLEKRIYIPLPNFESRKELIRINLKSIEVAADVDIDEVARRTEGYSGDDLTNVCRDASLNGMRRKIAGKTRDEIKNMSKDEISKDPVAMCDFLEALTKVQPSVSAADIERHEKWFSEFGSA; from the exons ATGGTGGGCGCGTCACTGGCCGGGTTGCAGGATCATCTGAAATTGGCCAGAGAATACGCTCAGGAAGGCCTTTACGATACTTCAATCATCTTCTTCGATGGCGCCATTGCTCAGATCAACAA GCACTTAAATACAGTTGATGATCCAATGACGCGTTCCAAGTGGATGAATGTAAAGAAAGCTATTTCTGAAGAAACAGAAGTTGTGAAGCAGTTGGATGCAGAAAAGAGGTCTTTCAAGGAGGTTCCCGTTGGTAGGCGGCCCAATTCACCACCAATTTCAACTAAATCATCCTTTGTCTTTCAGCCCTTGGATGAGTATCCAACTTCGTCTGGTGCTCCAATGGATGATCCTGATGTATGGAGGCCACCCAGTCGAGACACAAGTAGAAGGCCAGCAAGAGCTGGTCAAGTAGGAGCAAGGAAGTCTCCACAAGATGGAACTTGGGCTCGTGGTTCTACAAGAGCAGGAACAACTGGCCGTGGAGGTAAGGCTGGTGGTTCTAGTAAGTCTAACGCTGGAGTTAGAGCCTCAACTGCAGGGAAGAAAGGCACAGGCACAGGCACTGGCACTGGGAAGGCCGGAAAGGCTGAATCTGTG AATGGTGATACTGAAGATGGAAAGCCAAAGAAGATACAGTACGAGGGACCTGATGGAGACTTGGCTGCTATGCTTGAAAGAGATGTATTGGAAACGAGTCCTGGAGTGAGATGGGATGATGTTGCTGGGCTGAGTGAAGCAAAAAGGCTTCTAGAGGAAGCTGTTGTTCTCCCGCTGTGGATGCCTGAATATTTCCAG GGAATTAGGAGACCGTGGAAGGGTGTCCTTATGTTTGGCCCCCCTGGTACTGGGAAGACACTTTTGGCTAAAGCAGTTGctactgagtgtgggacgacattTTTCAATGTTTCTTCTGCTACTTTGGCTTCAAAATGGCGTGGGGAAAGTGAGCGGATGGTTCGTTGCTTGTTTGATCTTGCACGTGCTTATGCTCCTAGTACAATTTTCATTGATGAGATTGATTCACTTTGCAATGCTCGGGG GGCTTCAGGGGAGCATGAGTCATCTAGGAGAGTCAAGTCTGAACTTCTAGTTCAGGTAGATGGTGTGAGCAATTCTTCCACTAATGAAGATGGTACTCGCAAAATTGTCATGGTTTTAGCAGCTACTAACTTTCCCTGGGACATAGATGAGGCATTGAG GAGGCGTCTTGAAAAGCGTATATATATTCCTCTTCCAAATTTTGAGAGCCGTAAGGAGCTTATAAGGATCAATTTGAAATCTATCGAG GTAGCTGCAGATGTGGATATTGATGAAGTAGCCCGAAGAACGGAGGGATACAGTGGAGATGATTTAACAAATGTTTGTAGGGATGCATCTTTAAATGGCATGAGGCGTAAGATAGCGGGGAAGACACGTGATGAGATCAAGAACATGTCAAAAGATGAGATTTCTAAAGATCCTGTTGCCATGTGCGACTTTTTAGAAGCATTGACCAAAGTTCAACCAAGTGTTTCTGCTGCAGACATAGAACGGCACGAGAAGTGGTTCTCAGAATTTGGATCAGCCTAG